From the Brassica napus cultivar Da-Ae chromosome A8, Da-Ae, whole genome shotgun sequence genome, one window contains:
- the LOC106359025 gene encoding L-ascorbate oxidase homolog gives MMAVGRSGGTVLLLCYSFFALVTAESPYRFFDWNVTYGDIYPLGVRQQGILINGQFPGPDIHSVTNDNLIINVHNSLDEPFLISWNGVQNRRNSYVDGMYGTTCPIPPRTNYTYILQVKDQIGSFYYFPSLAFHKAAGGFGGIRILSRPGIPVPFADPAGDYTVLIGDWYKSNHTDLKARLDRGRKLPSPDGILINGRSNGATLNVEQGKTYRLRISNVGLQNSLNFRIQNHRMKLVEVEGTHTMQTMFSSLDVHVGQSYSVLITADQSPRDYYVVASSRFTDKIITTTGILRYSGSSTSASGPIPGGPTIQIDWSLNQARAIRTNLTASGPRPNPQGSYHYGLIPLIRTIVFGSSAGQINGKQRYGINSVSFVPADTPLKLADFFKISGVYKINSISDKPTGGGLYLDTSVLQVDYRTFIEIVFENKENIVQSYHLNGYSFWVVGMDGGQWNTGSRNGYNLRDAVSRSTVQVYPKSWTAIYIALDNVGMWNLRSEFWARQYLGQQLYLRVFTTSTSLRDEYPIPKNSRLCGRAKGRHTRPL, from the exons ATGATGGCAGTGGGCAGATCCGGAGGCACCGTCCTATTGCTCTGCTACTCATTCTTCGCCTTGGTCACTGCCGAGAGTCCTTACCGATTCTTCGACTGGAATGTAACATACGGTGATATTTATCCTCTCGGTGTTCGTCAACAG GGAATACTGATTAATGGACAATTTCCGGGACCCGACATTCACAGTGTGACAAACGACAATCTCATCATTAACGTACACAACAGCTTAGACGAGCCTTTCTTAATATCCTG GAATGGAGTACAAAATAGGAGAAACTCTTATGTTGATGGAATGTATGGAACGACTTGTCCAATTCCACCAAGGACCAACTACACATATATTTTGCAAGTGAAAGACCAAATTGGAAGCTTCTACTACTTCCCATCCCTTGCATTTCATAAGGCAGCTGGTGGGTTCGGAGGCATCAGAATCCTTAGTCGTCCTGGAATTCCAGTTCCATTTGCTGACCCCGCAGGAGATTACACTGTCCTCATCGGAGATTGGTACAAATCTAATCACACG GATTTAAAGGCGCGTCTTGACAGAGGAAGGAAGTTACCATCGCCTGATGGTATTCTTATCAATGGCCGAAGCAACGGTGCTACATTAAACGTTGAGCAAG GAAAAACATACAGGTTGAGGATATCAAACGTTGGATTACAAAATTCTCTTAACTTCAGAATCCAAAACCACAGGATGAAGCTTGTGGAAGTCGAAGGGACACACACAATGCAAACCATGTTTTCGTCACTTGACGTTCATGTTGGCCAGTCTTACTCTGTTCTCATTACTGCTGACCAATCTCCTCGTGACTACTACGTGGTTGCTTCCTCTCGGTTCACCGATAAGATCATAACAACCACCGGCATTCTCCGATACAGTGGTTCGTCAACTTCAGCTTCGGGTCCAATTCCCGGTGGTCCCACCATTCAAATTGATTGGTCGTTAAACCAAGCACGTGCCATCAG AACCAACTTGACAGCCAGTGGACCAAGACCAAACCCACAAGGATCATATCATTATGGTCTAATACCGCTCATTAGGACTATTGTGTTTGGTAGCTCAGCGGGGCAGATAAATGGAAAGCAAAGATACGGTATCAATAGTGTGTCATTTGTGCCCGCGGATACACCTCTAAAACTTGCCGACTTCTTCAAGATAAGCGGGGTTTATAAGATCAATAGCATCTCGGACAAACCCACAGGGGGAGGTTTATATCTTGACACCTCTGTTTTGCAAGTCGATTATCGAACATTTATCGAGATTGTATTCGAGAACAAAGAGAATATCGTTCAAAGTTATCATCTCAATGGTTACTCCTTCTGGGTTGTTGG GATGGATGGTGGACAGTGGAACACAGGGAGCAGAAATGGGTACAATTTACGTGATGCAGTTTCCCGTTCAACTGTCCAA GTGTATCCAAAATCATGGACAGCCATTTACATTGCTTTGGACAACGTGGGGATGTGGAACCTAAGGTCCGAGTTTTGGGCAAGGCAGTATTTGGGACAACAGCTCTACTTGCGCGTCTTTACAACATCGACGTCCTTGAGAGATGAGTACCCTATCCCAAAGAACTCGCGTCTGTGTGGCCGGGCAAAAGGACGACATACTAGGCCCTTGTAA